The following proteins are encoded in a genomic region of Desulfosoma sp.:
- a CDS encoding response regulator has product MTSSDTSRPHELRVLLVDDERGFVDVLARRLSRRAMRVTTACSGAEGIQKLRHEKFDVAVLDLKMEDMDGIDVLKIFKKIDPCMSVIMLTGHGSEQAAREGLTHGAFDYLTKPCELEELVEKIHRAVEAVR; this is encoded by the coding sequence ATGACCAGCTCAGATACCTCCAGACCGCATGAGCTACGCGTACTCTTGGTGGACGACGAAAGAGGCTTTGTCGATGTGCTGGCCCGGCGCCTCAGTCGACGTGCCATGCGTGTGACCACGGCCTGCAGTGGCGCCGAGGGCATTCAAAAGCTTCGACATGAGAAATTCGATGTAGCGGTCCTGGATCTCAAGATGGAGGACATGGATGGAATCGATGTTCTGAAAATTTTCAAGAAAATCGATCCCTGTATGTCGGTGATCATGTTGACGGGTCATGGCTCGGAACAGGCGGCTCGAGAAGGCTTGACCCACGGGGCTTTTGACTATCTCACCAAGCCCTGTGAATTGGAGGAATTGGTCGAAAAGATT
- a CDS encoding response regulator yields MTSQTARVLLVDDEERFRTTMGKLLRKRGFEVEEAGSGHEAMVRLQQGDVDVIVLDVKMPGMDGIQALAKIKSMDPLPEVIVLTGHANVDAAVEIMRLGGYEYLLKPCPIDELVAKIEGALEKKRAKEKVQRS; encoded by the coding sequence ATGACATCGCAAACGGCACGCGTCCTTCTTGTGGACGATGAGGAACGGTTTCGAACGACCATGGGAAAACTCCTAAGGAAGAGGGGCTTTGAGGTGGAGGAAGCCGGATCCGGCCACGAGGCTATGGTGCGTCTTCAGCAAGGAGATGTGGACGTGATCGTCTTGGATGTGAAAATGCCCGGCATGGACGGCATTCAAGCCTTGGCGAAGATAAAAAGCATGGACCCTTTGCCTGAAGTCATTGTTCTCACAGGCCACGCCAATGTGGATGCCGCCGTTGAAATTATGCGCCTTGGCGGATACGAGTATCTTCTCAAACCGTGCCCTATCGACGAGTTGGTAGCCAAGATCGAAGGGGCTTTGGAAAAGAAAAGAGCCAAAGAAAAGGTGCAGCGCTCCTGA
- a CDS encoding ATP-binding protein has translation MITADERYYSSLRRNIMAIIITVSLMPLLAMMAIAGYQFHTAYRHKVVDHLAALVERHAVHIDTFLNEKLADISSLAAIKPLEKLQDPQEMENILAMFQEKHRGVFVDLGLVDEQGTQVAYAGPFRLIRAQYRDASWFREAMNQPFTISDVFLGLRGLPHFIVAVRIDKGGHQWVLRSTIDFVAFNRLVEELRVGKTGQAFIINTEGQFQTQPHTKLGLNPKELLRVVRGEHSSKMEIYPSAVEGLNITESFGAVARDPYASGAAYWFEYTVPESQSRFLVFYQSLKGGRWYLFYVQETQDAFHDLYKARALTLGVLALSALGVAFTAWALSQRVVQRIIQVDREKEMMNEQVIEAGKLASIGELAAGIAHEINNPVAIMVEEAGWIQDLLQDMERGESLDVEEVRRSLAQIRTQGARCKEITHKLLSFARRTDPTVQQVQINKLVQEVVALVEQRARYAGVNVRTHLTDNLPWVAMSPSEMQQVLLNLINNALDAMEKTGGTLDITTRYDNGRVIVDVADTGEGIPQANLQRIFDPFFTTKPVGKGTGLGLSICYGIVRKMGGDITVNSAVGVGTTFHIHLPAGDGVVERPF, from the coding sequence ATGATCACGGCGGATGAAAGGTACTACAGCAGCCTGCGCCGTAACATCATGGCCATTATCATCACCGTGTCCCTGATGCCTCTGCTGGCCATGATGGCCATTGCCGGCTACCAGTTTCACACGGCTTATCGGCACAAGGTGGTGGACCATCTGGCCGCTCTTGTGGAACGTCACGCGGTGCATATAGACACCTTTCTTAACGAAAAACTTGCGGATATCAGCTCCTTGGCGGCCATTAAACCTTTAGAAAAGCTTCAGGACCCTCAGGAGATGGAAAACATTCTGGCCATGTTTCAAGAAAAGCACAGGGGGGTCTTTGTGGATTTGGGCCTTGTGGATGAACAAGGGACGCAGGTGGCGTACGCCGGCCCGTTTCGGTTGATTCGTGCCCAATACAGGGACGCCTCATGGTTTCGAGAAGCCATGAACCAGCCCTTTACGATCAGCGATGTTTTCCTTGGACTGCGTGGGCTGCCGCACTTCATTGTGGCCGTGCGCATTGACAAGGGTGGGCATCAATGGGTTCTGCGATCCACCATCGATTTTGTCGCTTTTAACCGGCTTGTGGAAGAATTGCGGGTCGGTAAAACAGGCCAGGCTTTCATCATCAATACCGAAGGGCAGTTTCAAACTCAGCCCCACACCAAGCTTGGATTGAACCCAAAAGAGCTTCTACGTGTTGTTCGCGGGGAGCATTCGAGCAAGATGGAAATTTATCCATCGGCAGTGGAAGGACTCAATATCACGGAGAGTTTCGGCGCCGTTGCCAGAGATCCCTACGCATCAGGCGCAGCCTACTGGTTTGAATATACCGTCCCTGAAAGCCAAAGTCGGTTTCTTGTCTTCTATCAAAGTCTTAAAGGGGGTCGCTGGTACCTTTTTTATGTCCAGGAAACACAGGACGCCTTCCATGATCTCTACAAGGCCCGGGCACTCACCCTAGGGGTTCTGGCCCTCAGTGCGTTGGGGGTGGCTTTCACGGCATGGGCTCTGTCACAACGCGTGGTTCAGCGCATTATTCAGGTGGATCGTGAAAAGGAGATGATGAACGAACAGGTCATCGAGGCGGGAAAGCTGGCATCCATTGGGGAACTGGCGGCAGGGATCGCTCATGAAATCAATAATCCGGTGGCCATCATGGTGGAAGAAGCCGGATGGATTCAAGATCTGCTGCAGGACATGGAGCGGGGAGAATCTTTGGACGTGGAGGAAGTGCGCCGTTCTCTGGCCCAAATACGGACCCAGGGGGCTCGATGCAAAGAGATTACCCACAAACTCCTAAGCTTCGCGCGTCGCACTGATCCGACCGTGCAGCAGGTTCAGATCAATAAGCTTGTGCAGGAAGTGGTGGCATTGGTGGAACAGAGGGCTCGATACGCCGGTGTGAACGTTCGAACGCATTTGACGGACAACCTTCCTTGGGTGGCCATGTCACCTTCCGAAATGCAACAGGTGCTTCTGAACCTCATTAACAATGCTTTGGACGCCATGGAAAAGACCGGAGGAACGCTGGATATCACCACACGTTACGACAACGGTCGAGTGATCGTGGACGTGGCGGACACAGGGGAAGGGATTCCTCAGGCAAACCTGCAAAGGATCTTTGACCCTTTTTTTACTACCAAACCCGTAGGCAAGGGAACCGGCCTCGGGCTCTCCATCTGTTATGGCATTGTGCGAAAGATGGGAGGTGACATCACGGTCAACAGCGCCGTCGGTGTGGGAACCACGTTTCACATTCACTTGCCTGCGGGTGACGGGGTTGTGGAAAGGCCTTTCTGA
- a CDS encoding ATP-binding protein — MKEHLRFFWAYLPTLGALGIGGHALAQGLCSLTAILVPWAVLSLGVSFLLVRMLVLERAKDEFTTRQLLQAQKMATIGEMASGIAHEVNNPLAVIGREAEWILELLKEHPPSDPEAAQEIQDSLQVIASQVSRCAEITHRLLNFARKSQPVLQWVDVNGLIEEMVRLVERITKEKNITFQRSYQDSMVPLWTDPPLLRQVVLNLLNNAVQAIESQGTVIVTTQEDAKGWVDISIADTGCGISPSHVPHLFDPFFSTKDPTRGTGLGLAICQKIVTALGGLIFVESSKGCGSRFTVRLPRRPDTLQKKLE, encoded by the coding sequence ATGAAAGAGCATCTACGGTTCTTCTGGGCCTATCTTCCAACTTTGGGGGCTTTGGGCATTGGTGGGCATGCATTGGCTCAGGGGCTGTGTTCCCTAACGGCCATCCTTGTTCCATGGGCGGTTTTGTCCTTGGGGGTCAGCTTTCTTCTGGTCCGCATGCTCGTTCTGGAACGGGCGAAAGATGAGTTCACCACACGCCAATTATTGCAGGCGCAAAAAATGGCCACCATCGGTGAAATGGCCTCGGGGATCGCCCACGAAGTGAACAATCCTCTGGCTGTCATCGGCCGAGAAGCGGAATGGATTCTGGAACTTCTCAAGGAACATCCACCCTCCGACCCCGAGGCAGCCCAGGAAATCCAAGATTCTCTTCAGGTCATCGCCTCACAGGTGTCCCGATGCGCCGAAATCACTCACAGGCTGCTCAATTTTGCACGCAAAAGCCAGCCCGTGCTTCAGTGGGTCGATGTCAACGGATTGATTGAGGAAATGGTTCGATTGGTGGAGCGGATCACCAAAGAGAAAAACATCACCTTTCAAAGATCTTACCAAGACTCCATGGTCCCCTTATGGACGGATCCACCTCTTCTCCGTCAGGTTGTCTTGAACCTCTTGAACAATGCCGTTCAAGCCATTGAGTCTCAAGGAACGGTGATCGTGACAACCCAGGAAGATGCCAAGGGTTGGGTCGATATCTCCATTGCCGACACGGGTTGCGGTATCAGTCCATCCCATGTGCCTCATCTCTTTGACCCTTTTTTCAGCACCAAGGACCCGACTCGAGGAACCGGTTTGGGCTTGGCCATTTGCCAAAAGATCGTCACCGCCCTCGGTGGTTTGATTTTTGTGGAATCCTCAAAGGGTTGCGGCAGCCGTTTCACCGTAAGGCTGCCTCGCCGACCTGACACATTACAGAAAAAACTGGAATAG
- a CDS encoding response regulator — protein sequence MNRTVVMLVDDEVPFVDTMTRRLSKRGLEILQAYSGFEALESLAKNQKVDVVVLDVKMPGMDGIETLREIKKAHPLVEVIMLTGHATVETAIEGMRLGAFDYLMKPCDIEELVGKVQEAKEKKARHEDKIMEAKAKAIALRRGD from the coding sequence ATGAATCGGACGGTCGTAATGCTCGTGGACGACGAAGTACCGTTTGTGGACACCATGACCCGGCGGCTGAGCAAGCGGGGACTTGAAATCCTTCAAGCTTACAGCGGCTTCGAGGCCCTGGAAAGCCTTGCCAAGAACCAAAAAGTGGACGTGGTCGTCCTGGACGTCAAGATGCCCGGCATGGATGGCATTGAAACCCTGAGGGAAATCAAAAAGGCTCATCCCTTGGTGGAAGTCATCATGCTCACAGGCCATGCCACGGTGGAAACGGCCATTGAAGGGATGCGGCTCGGCGCCTTTGACTACCTCATGAAGCCCTGTGACATCGAGGAGTTGGTGGGCAAAGTTCAGGAAGCCAAGGAAAAGAAAGCTCGCCATGAAGACAAGATCATGGAAGCCAAGGCAAAGGCGATTGCTCTTCGTCGTGGTGACTAA